Proteins encoded together in one Catellatospora citrea window:
- a CDS encoding substrate-binding domain-containing protein has protein sequence MTNPIPDTSRRRLLFGGTAIAAGALLTACTSNEQTPTPAQTKGADDTNPNAAAGKAVTIGFSAPAADHGWIAAITNNAKAQAGAYKDVTFKQVEAGKDAAAQRAALDTLIAEKPDVIVLLPHDGKELNAFGLKAMEAGIPVVNLDRAFPDALAYRLQIKGDNYGMGVAAGHYIGKALKAKNVASPIIGEIAGMDELELTQERSAGFKAALATYGFAVANRRAARFTADSGQKEAQNLLQALPKIDAVWNHDDDQGIGVLAAITAANRSEFFMVGGAGSKKAIEDIAADKTVLKATVTYSPSMASSAISLARLIAQGRGMSDLVELQVPKEVILASETITKENASTYLKLGF, from the coding sequence ATGACCAACCCGATTCCGGACACGTCCCGCCGCCGGCTTCTCTTCGGCGGCACGGCGATCGCCGCCGGCGCTCTGCTCACCGCATGCACCAGCAACGAGCAGACGCCGACCCCGGCGCAGACCAAGGGCGCCGACGACACCAACCCGAACGCCGCCGCCGGCAAGGCGGTGACGATCGGCTTCTCCGCCCCGGCCGCCGACCACGGCTGGATCGCGGCGATCACCAACAACGCCAAGGCGCAGGCCGGGGCGTACAAGGACGTCACGTTCAAGCAGGTCGAGGCGGGCAAGGACGCCGCCGCCCAGCGCGCCGCGCTGGACACCCTGATCGCCGAGAAGCCCGACGTGATCGTGCTGCTGCCGCATGACGGCAAGGAGCTCAACGCGTTCGGCCTCAAGGCGATGGAGGCGGGCATCCCGGTCGTGAACCTCGACCGCGCCTTCCCCGACGCGCTGGCGTACCGCCTGCAGATCAAGGGCGACAACTACGGCATGGGCGTGGCCGCCGGCCACTACATCGGCAAGGCGCTCAAGGCCAAGAACGTGGCCAGCCCGATCATCGGCGAGATCGCCGGCATGGACGAGCTGGAGCTGACCCAGGAGCGCAGCGCGGGCTTCAAGGCCGCGCTGGCCACCTACGGCTTCGCCGTGGCCAACCGTCGTGCGGCGCGCTTCACCGCCGACTCCGGCCAGAAGGAGGCCCAGAACCTGCTGCAGGCGCTGCCGAAGATCGACGCCGTGTGGAACCACGACGACGACCAGGGCATCGGCGTGCTGGCCGCGATCACGGCGGCCAACCGCAGCGAGTTCTTCATGGTCGGCGGCGCCGGCTCGAAGAAGGCGATCGAGGACATCGCCGCCGACAAGACCGTGCTCAAGGCCACGGTCACCTACAGCCCGTCCATGGCGTCGTCGGCGATCTCGCTGGCCCGCCTGATCGCCCAGGGCCGGGGCATGTCCGACCTGGTCGAGCTGCAGGTGCCCAAGGAGGTCATCCTGGCTTCCGAGACGATCACGAAAGAGAACGCGAGCACGTACCTGAAGCTCGGTTTCTAA
- a CDS encoding ABC transporter permease, whose amino-acid sequence MSVSSEQKVEHEVAGPAPHAAPAAAGTSWWKDEAQEPLRRNLGLVGVLLALFAIGAYIRPDLYSDADWVVNNIMVILTQAAAIGVVTVGMTFVIIGGGIDLSVGALIALSGVWATTLATQSFGPVGMIFTAVAVGIGAGLVNGALIAYGRLVPFIATLAMLVAARGLAAQISGKQTQISADQFINSLATTRIGGIPLLVIILLVVAGLGWVLLNRTTFGRRTVAIGGNAEAARLAGINVRGHTMLLYALSGLCCGIAAIMLTSLATSSQAAAAELYELDAIAAAIIGGTLLSGGRGTIVGSLFGVIVFSAITNLFAIANLPTEVQNMVKGAIIVVAVLLQQVRFSSITQFARRHGLTRAKPQT is encoded by the coding sequence ATGAGCGTGAGCAGCGAGCAGAAGGTGGAACACGAGGTGGCGGGCCCCGCGCCCCATGCCGCCCCGGCCGCCGCTGGGACGAGCTGGTGGAAGGATGAGGCGCAGGAGCCGTTGCGGCGCAACCTGGGCCTGGTCGGGGTGCTGCTGGCGCTGTTCGCGATCGGCGCGTACATCCGGCCCGACCTCTACAGCGACGCGGACTGGGTCGTCAACAACATCATGGTCATCCTGACCCAGGCGGCCGCGATCGGCGTGGTCACCGTCGGCATGACCTTCGTGATCATCGGTGGCGGCATCGACCTGTCCGTCGGCGCGCTGATCGCGCTGTCGGGGGTGTGGGCCACCACACTGGCCACGCAGAGCTTCGGTCCGGTCGGCATGATCTTCACCGCGGTCGCCGTCGGCATCGGCGCGGGCCTGGTCAACGGCGCGCTCATCGCGTACGGCCGGCTGGTGCCCTTCATCGCCACCCTGGCGATGCTGGTCGCGGCGCGCGGTCTGGCCGCGCAGATCTCCGGCAAGCAGACCCAGATCTCCGCCGACCAGTTCATCAACAGCCTCGCCACGACGCGGATCGGCGGCATCCCGCTGCTGGTCATCATCCTGCTGGTGGTCGCCGGGCTCGGGTGGGTGCTGCTCAACCGCACCACCTTCGGCCGGCGCACCGTCGCCATCGGCGGCAACGCCGAGGCGGCCCGCCTGGCCGGCATCAACGTCCGCGGTCACACCATGCTGCTGTACGCGCTCTCGGGCCTGTGCTGCGGCATCGCCGCGATCATGCTCACCTCGCTCGCCACCTCGTCCCAGGCGGCCGCGGCCGAACTCTACGAACTCGACGCGATCGCAGCGGCGATCATCGGCGGCACGCTGCTGTCCGGCGGCCGCGGCACCATCGTCGGCTCGCTGTTCGGCGTGATCGTGTTCTCCGCGATCACCAACCTGTTCGCCATCGCCAACCTGCCCACCGAGGTCCAGAACATGGTCAAGGGCGCGATCATCGTGGTCGCGGTCCTTCTCCAGCAGGTGCGGTTCTCGTCCATCACGCAGTTCGCCCGAAGGCACGGTCTCACTCGGGCGAAACCGCAGACCTGA
- a CDS encoding sugar ABC transporter ATP-binding protein, whose protein sequence is MSEESSMSEQPAAAAEAGTGEVVLRLSGVVKTFPGVRALDGVELEVRAGEVHCLLGQNGAGKSTLIKVLAGVHRPDEGDVQWLGEQVAFSGPQAAMKAGIATIYQELDLVDYLSVAENIYLGHEPRSLGFVHKGQAARQARELLGRLGHGEIPAHRLVKSLPAAGKQIVSMARALSHSAKLIIMDEPSAVLAHDEVGNLFRIIRELTAQGIAVVYISHRLEEIREIGDRVTVLKDGRTSAVNLPARTTPTRDLVSRMTGRSIEYVFPPRPDTEPGEKLLEVRGLGRSGEFAGVDLDVHSGEIVGIAGLVGSGRSELLETVFGARQAEAGTVVMDGRGLPPGNVAAAVRAGLGMAPEERKSQALLLGQPIYRNMTLTNFSSYATAGFTDTGKEQAEAMRVADQLELRPRDVRRAVRTLSGGNQQKVVVGRWLLGGTRLLLLDEPTRGVDVGARAELYQVIRDLAANGVGVLLVSSEVPEVLGLSDRVLVMREGRVVRTAQATELSEEDVLDLVMAGSLTAATTEEVAA, encoded by the coding sequence ATGAGCGAGGAGTCGAGCATGAGCGAGCAGCCGGCTGCGGCGGCTGAGGCGGGCACGGGCGAGGTGGTGCTGCGGCTGTCCGGTGTGGTCAAGACCTTCCCGGGCGTACGCGCCCTCGACGGCGTCGAGCTGGAGGTCCGCGCGGGCGAGGTGCACTGCCTGCTGGGGCAGAACGGCGCCGGCAAGTCCACGCTGATCAAGGTGCTGGCCGGGGTGCACCGCCCCGATGAGGGCGACGTGCAGTGGCTGGGCGAGCAGGTCGCGTTCAGCGGCCCGCAGGCCGCCATGAAGGCCGGCATCGCCACCATCTACCAGGAACTCGACCTGGTCGACTACCTGTCGGTGGCGGAGAACATCTACCTCGGCCACGAGCCGCGCAGCCTGGGCTTCGTGCACAAGGGACAGGCCGCGCGCCAGGCCCGGGAGCTGCTGGGCCGACTCGGCCACGGTGAGATCCCGGCGCACCGGCTGGTCAAGTCGCTGCCCGCGGCGGGCAAGCAGATCGTCAGCATGGCCCGCGCGCTCTCGCACTCGGCCAAGCTGATCATCATGGACGAGCCCAGCGCGGTGCTGGCGCACGACGAGGTCGGCAACCTGTTCCGGATCATCCGGGAGCTGACCGCGCAGGGCATCGCCGTGGTCTACATCTCGCACCGGCTCGAGGAGATCCGCGAGATCGGCGACCGGGTCACCGTGCTCAAGGACGGGCGCACCTCGGCGGTCAACCTGCCGGCCCGCACCACGCCGACCCGCGACCTGGTGAGCCGCATGACCGGCCGCTCCATCGAGTACGTCTTCCCGCCGCGGCCGGACACCGAGCCGGGCGAGAAGCTGCTGGAGGTGCGCGGGCTGGGCCGCTCCGGCGAGTTCGCCGGGGTCGACCTCGACGTGCACTCCGGCGAGATCGTCGGCATCGCGGGCCTGGTCGGCTCGGGCCGTTCGGAGCTGCTGGAGACCGTTTTCGGCGCACGCCAGGCCGAGGCCGGCACGGTGGTCATGGACGGGCGCGGGCTGCCGCCGGGCAACGTCGCCGCGGCGGTGCGGGCGGGCCTGGGCATGGCCCCGGAGGAGCGCAAGAGCCAGGCGCTGCTGCTCGGCCAGCCGATCTACCGCAACATGACGCTGACCAACTTCAGCTCGTACGCGACGGCCGGGTTCACCGACACCGGCAAGGAGCAGGCCGAGGCCATGCGGGTCGCGGACCAGCTGGAACTGCGTCCGCGCGACGTGCGCCGGGCCGTGCGCACGCTGTCGGGCGGCAACCAGCAGAAGGTGGTCGTCGGCCGGTGGCTGCTGGGCGGCACCCGGCTGCTGCTGCTCGACGAGCCGACCCGGGGCGTGGACGTGGGCGCCCGGGCGGAGCTCTACCAGGTGATCCGCGACCTCGCCGCGAACGGCGTCGGGGTGCTGCTGGTCTCCAGCGAGGTGCCGGAGGTGCTCGGGCTGTCCGACCGGGTGCTGGTCATGCGCGAGGGCCGGGTGGTGCGCACCGCGCAGGCCACCGAGCTCAGTGAAGAGGACGTACTCGATCTGGTGATGGCGGGATCGCTGACCGCCGCGACGACTGAAGAGGTAGCGGCGTGA
- a CDS encoding ROK family transcriptional regulator, protein MSLARTLWDPLHVRVLRLLRDEGALSRAELADRLDIPRPRLLGELDRLVAGGHVAEAGPAESRGGRRSTLVELNPGMRFAGVDLGATSIDVEVTNGRLEPVAHYSETADIRSGPKVTLQRVNELLAKAKVEGAFTHLDGIGIGVPGPVSFRDGVPVSPPIMPGWDRFPVRELLTREHGCPAVVDNDVNIMAVGERNAGVAHSVDNFLFVKIGTGIGCGVFLGGEVYRGTDGCAGDIGHIQVDSHGPVCSCGNIGCLEAVFSGAALAREATAAARSGTSPALAERLATNGVVTAMDVAIAAVEGDVVCVQLIRDGGRRIGTVLAGLVSFVNPSMIVIGGGLAQLGHIMLAEIRSVVYRRSLPLATGNLPLVLSELGPRAGVAGAAVLASEIAFEQA, encoded by the coding sequence ATGAGCCTCGCGCGGACGCTCTGGGACCCGCTGCACGTCAGAGTGCTGCGGCTGCTGCGGGACGAGGGTGCGCTGTCACGCGCGGAACTCGCCGACCGGCTGGACATCCCGCGTCCGCGACTGCTCGGCGAGCTCGACCGGCTCGTCGCCGGCGGCCACGTCGCCGAGGCGGGTCCGGCGGAGTCGCGCGGCGGACGCCGCTCGACGCTGGTGGAGCTGAACCCCGGCATGCGCTTCGCGGGTGTCGACCTGGGCGCGACGTCGATCGACGTCGAGGTGACCAACGGGCGGCTGGAGCCGGTCGCGCACTACAGCGAGACTGCCGACATCCGCAGCGGCCCGAAGGTCACCCTGCAGCGGGTCAACGAGCTGCTGGCCAAGGCCAAGGTCGAGGGCGCGTTCACGCACCTCGACGGCATCGGCATCGGCGTGCCCGGCCCGGTCAGCTTCCGCGACGGCGTGCCCGTCTCCCCGCCGATAATGCCCGGCTGGGACCGCTTCCCCGTGCGCGAGCTGCTCACGCGGGAACACGGATGCCCGGCCGTGGTGGACAACGACGTGAACATCATGGCGGTGGGCGAGCGCAACGCGGGTGTGGCGCACTCCGTCGACAACTTCCTCTTCGTGAAGATCGGCACCGGCATCGGCTGCGGCGTCTTCCTCGGCGGCGAGGTCTACCGGGGCACCGACGGCTGCGCCGGCGACATCGGCCACATCCAGGTCGACAGCCACGGGCCGGTCTGCTCGTGCGGCAACATCGGCTGCCTGGAGGCCGTGTTCAGCGGTGCCGCGCTGGCCCGGGAGGCCACCGCCGCGGCCCGCTCGGGCACCTCGCCCGCGCTGGCCGAGCGGCTGGCCACCAACGGCGTGGTCACCGCGATGGACGTCGCGATCGCCGCGGTCGAGGGCGACGTGGTCTGCGTGCAGCTGATCCGCGACGGCGGCCGCCGCATCGGCACCGTGCTGGCCGGGCTGGTCAGCTTCGTGAACCCTTCGATGATCGTCATCGGCGGCGGGTTGGCCCAGTTGGGCCACATCATGCTCGCCGAGATCCGCAGCGTGGTCTACCGGCGGTCGCTACCGCTGGCCACCGGGAACCTGCCACTGGTGCTGTCCGAGCTGGGTCCGCGCGCCGGTGTGGCCGGTGCCGCGGTGCTGGCCAGCGAGATCGCCTTCGAGCAAGCATGA
- a CDS encoding GbsR/MarR family transcriptional regulator — translation MSDKVDAVTPRDEDGVRRSVEHMAMMLADMGFPRMPSRVLMTMMSAEETSLTAGDLAERLGVSAAAISGAVRYLMQMGFLVREPAPGSRRDHYRLPDQPWYGVTTAKRGFYGQFSDEAEVVIDAAGGARTLAGERMTDMRDFFRFVEEQVGTALQRWQEQRPPRT, via the coding sequence ATGAGCGACAAGGTTGACGCGGTGACACCGCGTGATGAGGACGGCGTGCGCCGGTCCGTGGAGCACATGGCCATGATGCTGGCCGACATGGGCTTCCCCCGGATGCCGTCCCGGGTGCTGATGACCATGATGAGCGCCGAGGAGACCTCGCTCACCGCCGGTGACCTCGCCGAGCGGCTGGGTGTGAGTGCCGCCGCGATCTCCGGCGCGGTCCGCTACCTGATGCAGATGGGCTTCCTCGTCCGCGAGCCCGCGCCCGGTTCCCGCCGCGACCACTACCGCCTGCCCGACCAGCCCTGGTACGGCGTGACCACCGCCAAGCGGGGCTTCTACGGCCAGTTCTCCGACGAGGCGGAGGTCGTGATCGACGCCGCGGGCGGCGCCCGGACGCTGGCCGGCGAGCGCATGACCGACATGCGCGACTTCTTCCGCTTCGTGGAGGAGCAGGTCGGCACCGCCCTGCAACGCTGGCAGGAGCAGCGCCCACCCCGCACCTGA
- a CDS encoding DUF1835 domain-containing protein: protein MRTAHVRCGDDLRETLGPAGFRGDFVPFTDPVCQGPVPRTADPAEFDAVRADWLARAYDLDETPVFRRLSQERAGLDTLDTYDRVLLWFEHDWFDQAILIRLLALLAHRPALHERLRLLSIDEFPGEDPFIGFGQLSAPQLATLAGRERPVSPDQFAAAERAWAALSAPDPVALAGVGGDALPFLPRAVRRHLAELPWTTDGLSLSERLCLRAVSAGPLPFPAVFQAHQEGDPLPYLGDTMLLPVLRRLHDAERPALALRDGGYQLTAYGQRILHGDATWQTFPRWVGGVLLPGWRWNPDAARPVPA from the coding sequence ATGCGCACCGCCCACGTACGCTGCGGCGACGACCTGCGGGAGACCCTCGGGCCGGCCGGTTTCCGGGGAGACTTCGTGCCCTTCACGGACCCGGTGTGCCAGGGCCCGGTCCCCCGCACGGCTGACCCGGCCGAGTTCGACGCCGTGCGCGCGGACTGGCTCGCGCGGGCGTACGACCTCGACGAGACGCCCGTGTTCCGGCGGCTGTCGCAGGAGCGCGCCGGGCTCGACACCCTCGACACCTACGACCGGGTGCTGCTGTGGTTCGAGCACGACTGGTTCGACCAGGCGATCCTCATCCGGCTGCTGGCCCTGCTGGCGCACCGGCCCGCGCTGCACGAGCGGCTGCGGCTGCTCTCCATCGACGAGTTCCCCGGCGAGGACCCGTTCATCGGGTTCGGGCAGCTGTCCGCGCCGCAGCTGGCGACGCTCGCCGGCCGGGAGCGGCCGGTCAGCCCGGACCAGTTCGCCGCCGCGGAACGGGCCTGGGCCGCGCTGTCCGCACCGGACCCGGTCGCGCTGGCCGGGGTCGGCGGTGACGCGCTGCCCTTCCTGCCCCGGGCGGTGCGCCGGCACCTCGCGGAGCTGCCGTGGACCACCGACGGGCTGTCCCTGTCGGAACGGCTGTGCCTGCGCGCGGTCAGCGCCGGGCCGCTGCCGTTCCCCGCCGTCTTCCAGGCGCACCAGGAGGGCGATCCGCTGCCGTATCTCGGGGACACCATGCTGCTGCCGGTGCTGCGGCGGCTGCACGACGCCGAGCGCCCGGCCCTGGCGCTGCGCGACGGGGGTTACCAGCTCACGGCGTACGGCCAGCGGATCCTGCACGGCGACGCGACCTGGCAGACCTTCCCCCGCTGGGTCGGCGGGGTGCTGCTGCCCGGCTGGCGCTGGAACCCCGACGCCGCCCGCCCCGTCCCGGCCTGA
- a CDS encoding DM13 domain-containing protein, protein MTRLFRKPAFWAVAAVLAVGLAFGLYWFQPWKLLTSKTVNDAAPVVVTTSATPSPASSPVAGAPSPSAVAVLVAEGRLVTHEHDSSGTAQLVRLPDGAYQVILRDLATSDGPDLRVWLTDQPVLPGRDGWHVFDDGRHVELGRLKGTHGTQVYAVPVTVDPTELRSVTIWCARFKVSFAAAPLAA, encoded by the coding sequence ATGACGAGGTTGTTCCGCAAGCCCGCCTTCTGGGCGGTGGCCGCGGTGCTGGCCGTGGGCCTGGCGTTCGGCCTGTACTGGTTCCAGCCCTGGAAGCTGCTCACCTCGAAGACCGTCAACGACGCCGCCCCGGTGGTGGTGACCACGAGCGCGACGCCGTCGCCGGCCTCCTCGCCGGTGGCGGGCGCGCCCTCGCCGTCGGCCGTCGCCGTGCTGGTCGCCGAGGGAAGGCTGGTCACCCACGAGCACGACAGCTCCGGCACCGCGCAGCTGGTGCGGCTGCCCGACGGCGCCTACCAGGTGATCCTGCGCGATCTGGCCACATCGGACGGGCCTGACCTGCGGGTCTGGCTCACCGATCAGCCCGTGCTGCCCGGCCGCGACGGCTGGCACGTCTTCGACGACGGCCGGCACGTCGAGCTGGGCCGCCTCAAGGGCACGCACGGCACCCAGGTCTACGCCGTGCCCGTGACCGTGGACCCGACCGAACTGCGCAGCGTGACCATCTGGTGTGCCCGCTTCAAGGTCTCCTTCGCGGCCGCACCGCTGGCGGCGTGA
- a CDS encoding response regulator transcription factor has product MATSVLVVDDDPTVSDVVRRYLEHAGHRVVLAADGQAALDAYARERPDLIILDLMLPGVDGLEVARRLRAEPGPGVPIIMLTALGEEVDRIVGLQVGADDYVTKPFSPRELVLRAQSVLRRTGPQTVPVAVLADGDLVVDPVRRTAHLGGRELALTVREFDLLAYLMAHPHEALRRAQLLESVWGWTFGDQSTVTVHVRRLREKIEPDPAMPQRIHTVWGVGYRYEPVGAADGA; this is encoded by the coding sequence ATGGCCACCAGCGTGCTCGTCGTCGACGACGACCCGACCGTCAGCGACGTGGTACGCCGCTACCTGGAGCACGCCGGGCACCGGGTCGTGCTGGCCGCCGACGGGCAGGCCGCGCTCGACGCGTACGCCCGGGAACGGCCGGATCTGATAATCCTGGACCTGATGCTGCCCGGCGTCGACGGGCTGGAGGTGGCCCGGCGGCTGCGCGCCGAGCCCGGCCCCGGCGTGCCGATCATCATGCTGACCGCGCTCGGCGAGGAGGTCGACCGCATCGTCGGCCTGCAGGTCGGCGCGGACGACTACGTGACCAAGCCGTTCTCCCCGCGCGAACTGGTGCTGCGCGCCCAGTCCGTGCTGCGCCGCACCGGCCCGCAGACCGTGCCCGTCGCCGTGCTGGCCGACGGCGACCTCGTCGTCGACCCGGTACGCCGCACCGCCCACCTCGGCGGCCGCGAGCTGGCGCTGACCGTGCGCGAGTTCGACCTGCTGGCGTACCTGATGGCACACCCGCACGAGGCGCTGCGCCGGGCGCAGCTGCTGGAGTCGGTGTGGGGCTGGACCTTCGGCGACCAGTCCACGGTCACCGTCCACGTGCGACGGCTCCGCGAGAAGATCGAGCCCGACCCCGCCATGCCGCAGCGCATCCACACCGTCTGGGGCGTGGGCTACCGGTACGAGCCAGTGGGGGCGGCCGACGGTGCGTGA
- a CDS encoding sensor histidine kinase: MRDVLLILLAALAGAAVVWLPAALLLRLLHRRSLTLNVCVLLVATVLALLAGVLAVAEGMFISPHDLHVLLVVVPLSGLVSLLIGGWVAWRLARSAMWAADARERERQVEASRRDLVAWVSHDLRTPLAGIRAMAEALEDGVVSDPAAVAEYHRRIRTGTDRMAALVDDLFELSRINAGALQLSPVDVPLGEVVSDAVAAAAPVAATRGVRLVADGDWPVVRAGERELSRIVANLLLNAVRYTPADGTVTVTGGRDADGGWLAVADTCGGIAESDLPHVFDVAFRGAKARTPDADGGGGLGLAIVAGLVEAHGGRVGVANTAAGCRFEVHLPAAPA, from the coding sequence GTGCGTGACGTGCTGCTGATCCTGCTCGCCGCACTGGCCGGCGCGGCCGTCGTCTGGCTGCCCGCGGCACTGCTGCTGCGCCTGCTGCACCGCCGCTCGCTCACGCTGAACGTGTGCGTGCTGCTGGTGGCCACGGTGCTGGCGCTGCTGGCCGGGGTGCTGGCGGTCGCCGAGGGCATGTTCATCTCCCCGCACGACCTGCACGTGCTGCTCGTCGTGGTGCCGCTGTCGGGACTGGTCAGCCTGCTGATCGGCGGCTGGGTGGCGTGGCGGCTGGCCCGCTCGGCGATGTGGGCCGCCGACGCCCGCGAGCGCGAGCGGCAGGTCGAGGCGAGCCGCCGCGACCTGGTCGCCTGGGTGTCGCACGACCTGCGCACCCCGCTGGCCGGCATCCGGGCCATGGCCGAGGCGCTGGAGGACGGCGTGGTCAGCGACCCGGCCGCCGTCGCCGAGTACCACCGCCGCATCCGCACCGGCACCGACCGGATGGCGGCGCTGGTCGACGACCTGTTCGAGCTGTCCCGGATCAACGCCGGGGCACTGCAGCTGTCCCCCGTCGACGTGCCGCTGGGCGAGGTGGTCTCCGACGCCGTCGCCGCGGCCGCGCCGGTCGCCGCCACGCGGGGCGTACGCCTGGTCGCCGACGGCGACTGGCCGGTGGTGCGGGCCGGTGAGCGCGAGCTGTCCAGGATCGTGGCGAACCTGCTGCTCAACGCGGTGCGCTACACCCCCGCCGACGGCACGGTGACGGTCACCGGCGGACGGGACGCCGACGGCGGCTGGCTGGCCGTCGCCGACACCTGCGGCGGCATCGCCGAGTCGGACCTGCCGCACGTCTTCGACGTCGCGTTCCGCGGCGCCAAGGCGCGCACCCCGGACGCCGACGGCGGGGGCGGGCTGGGGCTGGCCATCGTCGCCGGGCTGGTCGAGGCGCACGGCGGCCGGGTCGGCGTGGCCAACACCGCCGCCGGTTGCCGGTTCGAGGTGCACCTGCCGGCCGCGCCCGCCTGA
- a CDS encoding lactonase family protein, giving the protein MPSVPADLVHIGSYTAKAGPELAITAWRQDPRTGRLAPAHAPVAAVDPSWLAWHPDGTHLYAASESAAQVLSYAVTADGLRLLGAQPSGGADPCHLAVDPRGRFVVAANYSGGSVSVFAIGADGALLPYHQLVAHEGSGPDAERQESPHAHMALLAPDGLLYVTDLGTDEVRSYAVGPDGLRHVATSPLIAGMGPRHLAFHPSGVVFVAGELDSTVVVCAAADGRLRPVSSVPATVGEPGERNYPSHLECSPDGRFLYLANRGADCLTVFAVEDGTLCPVADVPTGRWPRHFALIGDFLYVADQDGDTVTVFRRDPVTGLPEPTGETVAVPNPSCVVSAPSGV; this is encoded by the coding sequence ATGCCTTCGGTTCCCGCTGACCTGGTCCACATCGGCTCCTACACGGCCAAGGCCGGCCCCGAGCTGGCGATCACCGCCTGGCGGCAGGACCCGCGGACCGGACGGCTGGCACCGGCGCACGCGCCCGTCGCGGCGGTCGACCCGTCGTGGCTCGCCTGGCACCCCGACGGCACCCACCTCTACGCGGCCTCCGAGTCCGCCGCGCAGGTGCTGTCGTACGCCGTGACCGCCGACGGGCTCCGGCTGCTCGGCGCGCAGCCCAGTGGCGGCGCCGACCCCTGCCACCTGGCCGTCGACCCGCGGGGCCGGTTCGTGGTGGCGGCCAACTACAGCGGCGGCTCGGTCAGCGTGTTCGCGATCGGCGCCGACGGGGCGCTGCTGCCGTACCACCAGCTGGTGGCGCACGAGGGCAGCGGCCCGGACGCCGAGCGCCAGGAGTCCCCGCACGCGCACATGGCGCTGCTCGCCCCGGACGGGCTGCTGTACGTCACCGACCTGGGCACCGACGAGGTGCGCAGCTACGCCGTCGGACCCGACGGCCTGCGGCACGTGGCGACCTCCCCGCTGATCGCCGGGATGGGCCCGCGCCACCTGGCGTTCCACCCGTCCGGCGTGGTGTTCGTCGCCGGGGAGCTGGACTCGACCGTGGTCGTCTGCGCGGCGGCGGACGGCCGGCTGCGACCGGTCTCGTCGGTCCCGGCGACCGTCGGCGAGCCGGGTGAGCGCAACTATCCGAGCCACCTGGAGTGCTCCCCGGACGGGCGGTTCCTCTACCTCGCCAACCGGGGCGCGGACTGCCTCACCGTGTTCGCGGTCGAGGACGGCACGCTGTGCCCGGTCGCGGACGTGCCGACCGGCCGCTGGCCGCGGCACTTCGCGCTGATCGGCGACTTCCTCTACGTGGCCGATCAGGACGGCGACACGGTGACCGTGTTCCGCCGGGATCCGGTCACCGGCCTGCCCGAGCCCACCGGCGAGACCGTCGCCGTGCCGAACCCGTCCTGCGTCGTGTCCGCCCCGAGCGGGGTCTGA
- a CDS encoding GlsB/YeaQ/YmgE family stress response membrane protein, which yields MIGAILWGIIGGAIVGYLGRLLLPGRQNISALMTVIAGILAATLGGIIATWLGVGETRGIDWIRHIIQLALAMFFVWLAARMSAKRHPQAVQPRRAP from the coding sequence ATGATCGGGGCGATCCTCTGGGGCATCATCGGCGGCGCGATCGTCGGATACCTGGGCCGGCTGCTGCTGCCGGGACGGCAGAACATCTCCGCGCTGATGACGGTGATCGCGGGCATCCTGGCCGCGACGCTCGGCGGCATCATCGCCACCTGGCTCGGCGTCGGCGAGACCCGAGGCATCGACTGGATCAGGCACATCATCCAGTTGGCCCTGGCCATGTTCTTCGTATGGCTGGCCGCCCGAATGTCGGCCAAACGCCACCCGCAGGCGGTCCAGCCGCGGCGTGCCCCGTAA
- a CDS encoding PaaI family thioesterase — translation MTYDTTMQGALAERMGIKLLEATPERLVATMPVEGNTQPFGLLHGGASCVLAETLGSIGATLHGSTIGRPYAVGVDISATHHRAARAGLVTGVATPLHRGGSIVTYEIVITDEDDQRICTARLTCLLRK, via the coding sequence ATGACTTACGACACGACCATGCAGGGCGCGCTGGCCGAGCGCATGGGCATCAAGCTGCTGGAGGCGACCCCGGAACGGCTCGTCGCGACGATGCCGGTGGAGGGCAACACCCAGCCCTTCGGCCTGCTGCACGGCGGGGCGTCCTGCGTGCTGGCGGAGACCCTCGGCTCGATCGGGGCCACCCTGCACGGCTCGACCATCGGGCGGCCGTACGCGGTCGGCGTGGACATCAGCGCCACCCATCACCGCGCCGCCCGCGCCGGCCTGGTCACCGGCGTGGCGACCCCGCTGCACCGCGGCGGCAGCATCGTCACCTACGAGATCGTCATCACCGACGAGGACGACCAGCGCATCTGCACCGCCCGCCTCACCTGCCTCCTCCGCAAGTAA